A section of the Hyphomicrobiales bacterium genome encodes:
- the dnaK gene encoding molecular chaperone DnaK, producing the protein MSKVIGIDLGTTNSCVAVMDGKEPKVIENSEGARTTPSVVAFGKDGERLVGAPAKRQAVTNPENTLFAIKRLIGRRFSDPMVEKDKKLVPYEIVKADNGDAWVRAQGTAYSPSQISAFILQKMKKTAEDYLGQPVTEAVITVPAYFNDAQRQATKDAGKIAGLEVLRIINEPTAAALAYGLDKTDGTRTIAVYDLGGGTFDISILEIGDGVFEVKATNGDTFLGGEDFDMRIVDYLADEFRKENGIDLRKDKMALQRLRDEAEKAKKELSSSSQTEINLPYITADSSGPKHLAMKLTRAKLESLVDDLIERTKAPCLQALKDAKLAAGQIDEVVLVGGMTRMPKVQETVKNMFGKEPHKGVNPDEVVAIGAAIQAGVLKGEVKDVLLLDVTPLSLGIETLGGVFTRLIDRNTTIPTKKGQVFSTAEDNQNAMTIRVFQGERQMAADNKLLGQFNLEGIPPAPRGVPQIEVTFDIDANGIVNVSALDKATSKAQSIRIQASGGLSDAEVERMVAEAKANEAEDNAKREAVEVRNSGEALVNSTEKMLKEFGEKASPEVRGEIDKELAALKSALEGDDTDAIKRSSEALAQASMRLGETMYRGQGGVDGEDGSAGGSGRTGDEGVVDADFEEVRDDDRKKSA; encoded by the coding sequence ATGTCGAAAGTCATCGGCATCGACCTCGGTACGACGAACTCCTGCGTCGCTGTCATGGACGGCAAGGAGCCCAAGGTCATCGAGAATTCGGAAGGCGCGCGCACGACTCCCTCGGTCGTGGCGTTCGGCAAGGACGGCGAGAGACTCGTCGGCGCGCCCGCCAAGCGCCAGGCCGTCACCAACCCGGAAAACACGCTCTTTGCCATCAAGCGCCTGATCGGGCGGCGCTTCTCCGACCCGATGGTGGAGAAGGACAAGAAACTCGTACCTTACGAGATCGTCAAAGCGGACAACGGCGACGCCTGGGTGCGCGCGCAGGGCACGGCCTACTCACCCTCGCAGATCTCGGCCTTCATCCTCCAGAAGATGAAGAAGACCGCCGAGGACTACCTCGGCCAGCCGGTGACGGAAGCCGTCATCACCGTGCCCGCCTACTTCAACGATGCCCAGCGCCAGGCGACCAAGGACGCCGGCAAGATCGCCGGTCTCGAGGTGCTGCGCATCATCAACGAACCAACGGCGGCAGCCCTCGCCTATGGCCTCGACAAAACGGACGGCACGCGAACGATCGCGGTCTACGACCTCGGCGGCGGCACCTTCGACATCTCGATCCTCGAGATCGGTGACGGCGTCTTCGAGGTGAAGGCGACGAACGGCGACACGTTCCTCGGCGGCGAGGACTTCGACATGCGCATCGTCGACTACCTCGCCGACGAGTTCCGCAAGGAAAACGGCATCGACCTGCGCAAGGACAAGATGGCGCTGCAGCGGCTGCGCGACGAGGCGGAGAAGGCCAAGAAGGAACTCTCGTCCTCGAGCCAGACCGAGATCAACCTGCCGTACATCACGGCGGATTCCTCGGGGCCGAAGCACCTCGCCATGAAGCTGACGCGCGCCAAGCTCGAAAGTCTCGTCGACGATCTCATCGAGCGCACCAAGGCGCCCTGCCTCCAGGCACTCAAGGACGCCAAGCTCGCGGCCGGTCAGATCGACGAGGTGGTGCTCGTCGGTGGCATGACGCGCATGCCGAAGGTCCAGGAAACCGTCAAGAACATGTTCGGCAAGGAGCCCCACAAGGGCGTCAACCCGGACGAGGTCGTGGCGATCGGCGCGGCGATCCAGGCTGGCGTGCTGAAGGGTGAGGTCAAGGACGTCCTGCTCCTCGACGTGACGCCGCTTTCACTCGGCATCGAGACGCTGGGCGGCGTCTTCACCCGGCTGATCGATCGCAACACGACGATCCCGACCAAGAAGGGCCAGGTGTTCTCGACGGCCGAAGACAACCAGAACGCCATGACGATCCGCGTCTTCCAGGGCGAGCGGCAGATGGCGGCCGACAACAAATTGCTCGGCCAGTTCAACCTCGAAGGCATTCCGCCGGCACCGCGCGGCGTGCCGCAGATCGAGGTGACGTTCGACATCGACGCCAATGGCATCGTCAACGTCTCGGCGCTCGACAAGGCCACGAGCAAGGCGCAGTCGATCCGCATCCAGGCCTCGGGCGGCCTTTCCGACGCGGAAGTCGAGCGCATGGTGGCCGAGGCCAAGGCGAACGAGGCCGAGGACAACGCCAAGCGCGAGGCGGTCGAGGTGCGCAACTCGGGCGAAGCGCTGGTCAACTCCACCGAGAAGATGCTCAAGGAGTTCGGCGAGAAGGCGAGCCCCGAGGTGCGCGGCGAGATCGACAAGGAGCTGGCCGCGCTCAAATCGGCGCTCGAAGGCGACGACACCGACGCCATCAAGCGCTCGTCGGAGGCGCTCGCCCAGGCCTCGATGCGGCTCGGTGAAACAATGTATCGCGGCCAGGGCGGCGTTGATGGCGAGGACGGGAGCGCCGGCGGGTCGGGCCGTACGGGCGACGAGGGCGTCGTCGATGCCGACTTCGAGGAGGTTCGCGACGACGACCGCAAGAAGTCGGCCTGA
- a CDS encoding alpha-ketoglutarate-dependent dioxygenase AlkB, which translates to MPGHFDAAAAAALWREITIRLEAAPPFQPTMPRTGRPFSVRMSNCGSLGWVSDRDGGYRYEACHPLTGRPWPAMPEALLDLWRLVAPAAPLPEACLVNLYAAGSRLGLHVDADEEDFGQPVVSVSLGDDAWFRIGGPGRRDPTRRVLLRSGDVLVMGGKARRCHHGIDRILAGTGRIAGLQGRCNLTLRRVRKA; encoded by the coding sequence ATGCCTGGCCACTTCGACGCCGCTGCGGCGGCTGCACTCTGGCGGGAAATCACCATTCGGCTCGAAGCGGCACCCCCGTTCCAGCCGACCATGCCGCGAACGGGGCGCCCCTTCTCGGTTCGCATGAGCAATTGCGGGAGCCTCGGCTGGGTCTCGGATCGCGATGGCGGCTACCGCTATGAGGCGTGCCACCCGCTGACCGGTCGGCCCTGGCCCGCGATGCCGGAGGCACTCCTCGACCTCTGGCGGCTCGTCGCGCCGGCCGCGCCGCTGCCCGAGGCCTGCCTCGTCAACCTTTATGCCGCCGGCTCCCGCCTCGGACTCCACGTCGATGCCGATGAGGAGGACTTCGGCCAGCCCGTCGTCTCGGTCTCCCTCGGCGACGATGCCTGGTTCCGCATCGGCGGTCCGGGGCGCCGTGACCCGACGCGGAGGGTGCTGTTGCGCTCGGGCGATGTCCTCGTCATGGGCGGTAAGGCGCGGCGGTGCCATCACGGGATCGACCGCATCCTGGCGGGCACCGGCCGGATCGCCGGCCTCCAGGGTCGCTGCAACCTCACTCTTCGTCGCGTCCGCAAGGCTTGA
- a CDS encoding DUF4337 family protein, translated as MSDREAPATGSGLGIEDYLKARLDDLDGMLRKPRSDRFTNAVAICVAIISAFLAVSSVKNGNVVQANGADRREIANLWNQYQAKRLRQFVLDAKLDEYDALYAGARRAEMPPALANRIVAWTTERDRYVVELRQLSRDARAIEARVANRVVTDDQLDIAEAFLALSLALFALAALTKLGWMLALALCVGGAGGFFCIAAFTRIDWAHPMLMIRLFEG; from the coding sequence ATGAGCGATCGGGAGGCTCCGGCCACGGGTTCCGGTTTGGGCATCGAGGACTATCTCAAGGCCCGGCTCGATGATCTCGACGGCATGCTTCGCAAGCCGCGCTCGGACCGTTTCACCAACGCCGTCGCCATTTGCGTCGCCATCATCTCGGCGTTCCTGGCGGTCAGCTCCGTCAAGAACGGCAACGTCGTCCAGGCGAACGGCGCCGACCGTCGCGAGATCGCGAACCTCTGGAATCAGTATCAGGCCAAGCGGCTGCGCCAGTTCGTGCTAGACGCCAAGCTCGATGAGTACGATGCCCTCTATGCCGGCGCGCGCAGGGCGGAAATGCCGCCCGCCCTCGCCAACCGCATCGTCGCATGGACCACTGAGCGCGACCGCTACGTCGTCGAACTGAGGCAGCTGTCGCGCGATGCCCGGGCGATCGAGGCGCGTGTCGCCAATCGGGTCGTCACGGACGATCAGCTCGATATCGCCGAGGCATTTCTCGCCCTATCCCTTGCGCTTTTCGCACTCGCGGCCTTGACCAAGCTCGGCTGGATGCTGGCGCTCGCGCTCTGCGTTGGCGGCGCGGGCGGGTTCTTCTGCATCGCGGCATTCACCCGCATCGACTGGGCCCACCCGATGCTGATGATCCGGCTTTTCGAGGGCTGA
- the grpE gene encoding nucleotide exchange factor GrpE has protein sequence MNEPSKATGAPAPEDVNEGVAQAAAGTPADHAKVDVEGQGDAGTGEASADRAPANEQAATVAELTRQLEEVRRALAEAGDQQLRTLADMDNLRKRTRAEVEKAQKFAVERFAGELLNVADTFERALQHAPEPGADDSRLKAFLEGITATQRQLMGAFEKFEVVRVPALGERLDPNRHEAVQQVADPSLPDGTITTVYQQGYEIAGRLLRPAMVVVATGGPSRPRGEAATNGDAGPNGDTGEPAAGTS, from the coding sequence ATGAACGAACCATCCAAGGCGACGGGCGCACCGGCGCCCGAGGACGTGAACGAGGGTGTGGCGCAGGCTGCGGCCGGCACGCCGGCGGACCACGCGAAGGTCGATGTCGAGGGCCAAGGCGACGCTGGGACCGGCGAAGCGTCGGCGGATCGAGCGCCCGCGAACGAGCAGGCGGCAACGGTGGCCGAACTGACCCGGCAGCTCGAGGAGGTCAGACGAGCGCTGGCGGAGGCGGGCGATCAGCAGCTCAGGACGCTCGCCGATATGGACAACCTGCGTAAGCGCACGCGCGCCGAGGTCGAGAAGGCGCAGAAATTCGCGGTCGAACGCTTCGCCGGCGAATTGCTCAATGTCGCCGACACCTTCGAGCGCGCTTTGCAGCATGCGCCCGAGCCGGGCGCGGACGACAGCCGCCTCAAGGCATTTCTCGAAGGCATCACCGCCACCCAGCGCCAACTGATGGGTGCCTTCGAGAAGTTCGAGGTCGTGCGGGTCCCGGCCCTCGGCGAGCGGCTCGATCCCAACCGCCACGAGGCAGTGCAGCAGGTCGCCGATCCGAGCCTGCCGGATGGCACGATCACGACGGTCTATCAGCAGGGCTACGAGATCGCGGGCAGATTGCTGCGGCCGGCGATGGTGGTTGTCGCCACGGGCGGCCCGAGTCGCCCTCGGGGCGAGGCGGCGACCAATGGGGACGCCGGCCCGAATGGCGACACCGGCGAGCCGGCCGCCGGCACGAGTTGA